A region of the Columba livia isolate bColLiv1 breed racing homer chromosome 23, bColLiv1.pat.W.v2, whole genome shotgun sequence genome:
TTGCTGCCGTGAGCCACTCCGCACTGGCCTATGAGGACACCTACAACACGCTCAAGTATGCCAGCCGTGCCAAGGAGATCAAGCTGTCGGTGAGAAGCTGTTGGGTGTTTGGGAGCTGCTAGGGATGGGTGGGAAGGAGCCTGGCGTGGGTTAGTCggtccttcccttctccagctcaagttttccagccctggggatgctggttTGGGCAGAAAGCAGCTGGTGAAACTGCTGATATACTCTGCCTGGACTTTCCTAAAGtcccccagcccagagcccaggaAGGGTTGTAAATGTAGCAGCAGGTCCCTGAGTGCAGACCGTGTTCCCTGGGGCTCCTGGGAaccctggaggaggctgagcagctgctccagcattGGGAGAGGGGAAtgtgctgctccagcactgctgtaacctgtctctgtctctgcagctgaaGAGCAACGTGCTCAGTGTTGACTGCCACATTAGCAAATACGCCGTGGTCTGCGAGCAGCTGCAAGCAGAGGTGAGATGCTGGCCAGGAGTGCATGGCTCTGGCTTTAGCTGTGGTTTCCTTGGGACATGGAGCTCCAAGCTGCTGGGGGTCATGGAACCCTCTGAGCAATGGATGATCCTCTCTCGCAGGTGGCAGATCTGCGGGCAAAGCTCCGTGCCTACGAGGACGCTGCCCAAGAGGCCAAAAACTCGACACTGGTGGCTCCCCTTGGTGTGAGCCCAGTGGGACTGCACAGGTGAGGCTGATGGGGAGGAGGGACAGAGGTTGGTGTCacctcctggtgtccccatgtcaagGTGTCTGTGAGGTTTTAGTGCTGCTCAGAGCCCAAGTGTCTGTCAGAAAGTGGCTGAGCCACTCTGCGGGTGTGCAGCATCATCTGAGCGGTGGTGAGGTGTAGTTATGAGCCTGATGGACCGCAGCGTGCAAGCACCAAGGGTTGCAAAGGTCAAGTCTTCTTTGATCCATCCCAAAACTGCTTCACTAACACAGTGGCTTCCCCAGAGGATCTTCTGTGCCTCGATTGCTTCTTCTCGTCCCTTTGTTGGGACGAGACTTtgttggaacaggctacccagggcagtggtggagtcaccatccctagaggggttgaacagatgcagaaatgaggatctcagggacatggggtggtgccaggggtgggggaatggttgaactctatgatcttgaggggcttttccaaccaaaatgattccatgattctctgGCTCCTGTAGGTTGGAGGAATCTGTCCCAAAGCCACACTCAGCCCTGGGTGGTGACAgcgagcagcaggagctgggagctgggtggcctgtccagctgcagctggagccagAGGAGGTGAGAGAGCAGTGGGCAGCACGGGGGGCTTGGCATGAGGAGTGGCGCTCAAATACCCGTGTGGGACACACTGGGAGGGGGTATGAGCTCAGCTGGTCCGTGGGGTTATTGTGTTCTGGGCTGTGGATTGCCAGCGAAACCCTTTAACTTCCCAGCTCACAGGGAGTTTGGGGGCCAAACAACTCCAATACGGGTTAATCCTGAGTGAGGTCAATAAGGATTTTTGACTGATTGCTTCAGGTCCCAGAGGAAATGCTGCACAGCAGGGCCAGAGCCACCCACCAGCTGGAAAAGAAGGAACCGAGCTGCTTTCTCCAGGGTTTATCTGGCAGCCGGACAGAGAAGTGagtgtccctgtgctgtcctTGCGTGCCATGTTCTCCTGTCTGCCCATGGAGGTCGGGTTGTCCCTGTTCCTGTTGTGTGTAGCCATCCTAGGGGTGGTCTGGATGGATGTGGGGCTGGGTCTCTGCTGGCAGATCACTGCCTGCCCTGTAAAATGAGGAATTTGGCTCCTGGGGATCTAATCCCGTGGGATAATCCATCCTGGAAACGCCAGTGATGAAGGTTTCCAGGCACAGCATCCGTGTGAGCCTTAAGTGCGTGTTGTTAGTCCTGAAATTACCTCTGTGAAGTCTTTGCTCCTGCCACGGCTCCTGGCAGGGCTCCCGTGGCTCCATCTGCTGCAGTCACCTCAGCAGAACAAGCCTCTTCAGAACAGTCTCTGCGGGAGGCCGGCCTCTGTGTGCCTTGACatctgcctccagccaggctaACGAGTGTCTGAAACCTGGCAAAAAGTCTGTGGAGGCTGTTTGATCCCTTGGGATCAACATACAACTCGCAGATCAAGTTCTCCAGTAAGAGATTTACAACCTGAGCATCTCGCAGCTCCAAAGTTTGCCCCTCTTCCCCCAAAACTCTGCCACCAGGGTCTGCCCCACTGGAGGAGGTGCCTCAGAGGTgatgctggtgctgctgagcatctGTTACTGGTGACACTGGCTCAGTCTCCCATCTAAGTGGTTcttgtgtctgtctgtcccaggCTCATAGCCGCCATCCTGAGCGTGGCCCGCAAGCAGTACTCCCTCCTGCGGGACGCCAACCTCCTCACTCCTGACATGGTGTCTGAATTCGAGGAGCTGGAGCGCCTGGTCCGTCAGGGCACCGGTGTGACCCTGGAGCAAACCTCGTCCCCGAGCAGAGCTGCGGATGTCACTGGGGCCAGTGCTGCCCCAGGCTGTGACGGTGAGGACCTGGGGTTGGATTTGTCCCCTCTCCTTTGTCTCAGAATGCACTGGAGGAGCCAGTGGTGGGGGTCACAGTTCCCAGCCATAGGCACGAGGCAGAGATGAGTTTCTCCTGGTGTGGTGCCCAGTGGGTTGTGCTgagagcagctccagcctcaCTTTGTAGAGCGATTCCAGCAGCCTGGGGCATGGCAGGAGCCGTGAGCAGCCCTTGTCCCCGGAGAGCTCAGTGTGTATTTGAGCTGACTTGCACACTCCTGCTCCAGGAGACCGAAGTAGCACTTCTGATCCtcatttttccttgtcttgtttACTCCTCCATGGTACAGTTGCCCAAATCAGCCCGGCTGTAGCCTCCCAGCTGTCAGCCTGCGCCTGCCTGGGGCTGAGCTCATCCTCAGTACACAAACCTGGCAGCGaagctgtgggctctgcaggtCCCATTTTCCAGGGACAGACCTGGTGTTGCCACAGGGTGCTTGCTGTGGGACCGGGCTGGTGCCTTTAGGCGGGCAAAGCACAGGATTATTTGTGCTGGCAGTTTAAAGTGGTTTGATGGAAACAGCCACTGGCAAATGGCTGCTGTGGCTGTGATGGGGGCAGAGGGGGGCACcctggggtttgggggagcCTAGGACCTGCAGACAGGGAGAAGGTGACtctgtttctttgcttctttagCAGAGGCGCCTGTCGCTGTGCCCAATGCCCCTGCGACCAGCGTCGCCCTGCAATGcctgcagcagctctccccGCTCGCCAGCCCTGTGCCGACGGCTCCCAGCCCAATTCGGAAGAGGAGGAACACTGGGAGAAACAGCGCTGCAATGCACAGTGCCAAGAGGAACAGTGCTGAGATGCACAGCTCTGTGTTGAGCAGCACTGAAATGCACAGTGCTAAGAGGAACAGTGCCGAGATGCACAGTGCTGTGACGAGTGCTGAGATGCACGACTCTGTGTTGAGCAGTGCCAAAATGCACAGCGCCGGAATGCACAGTGCCGAGAGGAGCAATGCTGAAATGCACAGCACCGTGAGCGGCGCTGGGATGCGCAGTGCTATGCGCAGTGCCGAGATGCATGGCGCTATGCACAGCGCTGAAATGCACAGTGCTATGAACAGTACCGAGATGCGCGGTGCTACGAACGACGCTGTGATGCACAACGCTGAAATGCACAGTGCCACGTTGAGCAGTGCTGAGATGAGCAGTGCTGAGATGTGCAGTGCCGAGATGCACAGCCCCGCATTGAACAGCACTTTCCAAGTGGAAACTCCTCGCAGCCTCAAAAGGCGGGTGAAACGCCAGCGGAGCAGCGGGAGCGCAGCAGAGACTCTTGGGGTGATGCTGAGCCCTGGCAGCCCCtgtctggcagcagcagcccaggtgCCCCTTGTCTCCCCACTGCCATTGTATTGCACCCCCAAAATCTGTCCGCTGACAGTCCCCAAAAGCCGCGTGCCCCTGGCGGTGTCGGCTGCCCAGAACTGCTGCACTGCGCCTGCTGCACCTGCCCACAAACTCAACGTGACGTTTGATGTCGGTGAGTACAGCGGCTCACCTGGTGCGGCCGACCCGGCTGCCTTCAGTGGCCCCGAGATCTCCATCTGGGAGAATGTCCAGAGCCTCCTCAACAAGCAGGATGGTCCCTTCGTGCCCAGGTGAGTGTGGCCCTGCCTGGGGTACCCCCGGTTGTGGGGAACCCCCCTCACGCTCTGGCTGGGTGAATCATTTCTGGGTTGCTGCAGCCAgcgggctgagctgggctgtgaAGTGCTCACAAAGACACAAAAAGCATTCTGAGAacatctccttttccttttggacACGGAGGAGCATCCTCTAGACAGCCACTGGATCGCTGAGGGGGACgaaggggacattgggg
Encoded here:
- the KIF18B gene encoding kinesin-like protein KIF18B isoform X4; protein product: MSLSPERRVREVSWTFEARVVFSRQCCVPVSPSTMALGSPPEEGTVSVVVRVRPPAPCERERAAHPVLHVVDDNLIVFNPDVPSGPPGSVMTTRVPKHPGKDIKFVFDRVFGEGATQDEVFQHTTRGLLDTVLSGYNCSVFAYGATGAGKTYTMVGSESSPGIMYLTMVGLYEKIEARKEKSCEVLVSYQEVYNEQIYDLLEPKGPLNIREDPDKGVIVQGLSFHQPSSAKHLLEMLAKGNRNRTQHPTDANATSSRSHAVFQICVKQQDRIGGLTRDLQVSKMSLIDLAGSERASVTNAKGERLREGANINRSLLALINVINALADTKSKKTHIPYRDSKLTRLLKDSIGGNCRTVMIAAVSHSALAYEDTYNTLKYASRAKEIKLSLKSNVLSVDCHISKYAVVCEQLQAEVADLRAKLRAYEDAAQEAKNSTLVAPLGVSPVGLHRLEESVPKPHSALGGDSEQQELGAGWPVQLQLEPEEVPEEMLHSRARATHQLEKKEPSCFLQGLSGSRTEKLIAAILSVARKQYSLLRDANLLTPDMVSEFEELERLVRQGTGVTLEQTSSPSRAADVTGASAAPGCDAEAPVAVPNAPATSVALQCLQQLSPLASPVPTAPSPIRKRRNTGRNSAAMHSAKRNSAEMHSSVLSSTEMHSAKRNSAEMHSAVTSAEMHDSVLSSAKMHSAGMHSAERSNAEMHSTVSGAGMRSAMRSAEMHGAMHSAEMHSAMNSTEMRGATNDAVMHNAEMHSATLSSAEMSSAEMCSAEMHSPALNSTFQVETPRSLKRRVKRQRSSGSAAETLGVMLSPGSPCLAAAAQVPLVSPLPLYCTPKICPLTVPKSRVPLAVSAAQNCCTAPAAPAHKLNVTFDVGEYSGSPGAADPAAFSGPEISIWENVQSLLNKQDGPFVPRTCIPARSVKASSIPKPSSVPKAPAQKRRRVESTAPPSLGALQSHITNLPSARRRCAQPSRIPAHPLATLPRKGKTRSTKDPVASARVPRTRTPQPRKLLC
- the KIF18B gene encoding kinesin-like protein KIF18B isoform X5, with the translated sequence MALGSPPEEGTVSVVVRVRPPAPCERERAAHPVLHVVDDNLIVFNPDVPSGPPGSVMTTRVPKHPGKDIKFVFDRVFGEGATQDEVFQHTTRGLLDTVLSGYNCSVFAYGATGAGKTYTMVGSESSPGIMYLTMVGLYEKIEARKEKSCEVLVSYQEVYNEQIYDLLEPKGPLNIREDPDKGVIVQGLSFHQPSSAKHLLEMLAKGNRNRTQHPTDANATSSRSHAVFQICVKQQDRIGGLTRDLQVSKMSLIDLAGSERASVTNAKGERLREGANINRSLLALINVINALADTKSKKTHIPYRDSKLTRLLKDSIGGNCRTVMIAAVSHSALAYEDTYNTLKYASRAKEIKLSLKSNVLSVDCHISKYAVVCEQLQAEVADLRAKLRAYEDAAQEAKNSTLVAPLGVSPVGLHRLEESVPKPHSALGGDSEQQELGAGWPVQLQLEPEEVPEEMLHSRARATHQLEKKEPSCFLQGLSGSRTEKLIAAILSVARKQYSLLRDANLLTPDMVSEFEELERLVRQGTGVTLEQTSSPSRAADVTGASAAPGCDAEAPVAVPNAPATSVALQCLQQLSPLASPVPTAPSPIRKRRNTGRNSAAMHSAKRNSAEMHSSVLSSTEMHSAKRNSAEMHSAVTSAEMHDSVLSSAKMHSAGMHSAERSNAEMHSTVSGAGMRSAMRSAEMHGAMHSAEMHSAMNSTEMRGATNDAVMHNAEMHSATLSSAEMSSAEMCSAEMHSPALNSTFQVETPRSLKRRVKRQRSSGSAAETLGVMLSPGSPCLAAAAQVPLVSPLPLYCTPKICPLTVPKSRVPLAVSAAQNCCTAPAAPAHKLNVTFDVGEYSGSPGAADPAAFSGPEISIWENVQSLLNKQDGPFVPRTCIPARSVKASSIPKPSSVPKAPAQKRRRVESTAPPSLGALQSHITNLPSARRRCAQPSRIPAHPLATLPRKGKTRSTKDPVASARVPRTRTPQPRKLLC
- the KIF18B gene encoding kinesin-like protein KIF18B isoform X3, translating into MPMPPPPAPTPCSRVREVSWTFEARVVFSRQCCVPVSPSTMALGSPPEEGTVSVVVRVRPPAPCERERAAHPVLHVVDDNLIVFNPDVPSGPPGSVMTTRVPKHPGKDIKFVFDRVFGEGATQDEVFQHTTRGLLDTVLSGYNCSVFAYGATGAGKTYTMVGSESSPGIMYLTMVGLYEKIEARKEKSCEVLVSYQEVYNEQIYDLLEPKGPLNIREDPDKGVIVQGLSFHQPSSAKHLLEMLAKGNRNRTQHPTDANATSSRSHAVFQICVKQQDRIGGLTRDLQVSKMSLIDLAGSERASVTNAKGERLREGANINRSLLALINVINALADTKSKKTHIPYRDSKLTRLLKDSIGGNCRTVMIAAVSHSALAYEDTYNTLKYASRAKEIKLSLKSNVLSVDCHISKYAVVCEQLQAEVADLRAKLRAYEDAAQEAKNSTLVAPLGVSPVGLHRLEESVPKPHSALGGDSEQQELGAGWPVQLQLEPEEVPEEMLHSRARATHQLEKKEPSCFLQGLSGSRTEKLIAAILSVARKQYSLLRDANLLTPDMVSEFEELERLVRQGTGVTLEQTSSPSRAADVTGASAAPGCDAEAPVAVPNAPATSVALQCLQQLSPLASPVPTAPSPIRKRRNTGRNSAAMHSAKRNSAEMHSSVLSSTEMHSAKRNSAEMHSAVTSAEMHDSVLSSAKMHSAGMHSAERSNAEMHSTVSGAGMRSAMRSAEMHGAMHSAEMHSAMNSTEMRGATNDAVMHNAEMHSATLSSAEMSSAEMCSAEMHSPALNSTFQVETPRSLKRRVKRQRSSGSAAETLGVMLSPGSPCLAAAAQVPLVSPLPLYCTPKICPLTVPKSRVPLAVSAAQNCCTAPAAPAHKLNVTFDVGEYSGSPGAADPAAFSGPEISIWENVQSLLNKQDGPFVPRTCIPARSVKASSIPKPSSVPKAPAQKRRRVESTAPPSLGALQSHITNLPSARRRCAQPSRIPAHPLATLPRKGKTRSTKDPVASARVPRTRTPQPRKLLC
- the KIF18B gene encoding kinesin-like protein KIF18B isoform X2, which translates into the protein MLTPPLCSISPSPALPNTSWRCWPGGTRTARSTPRMPMPPPPAPTPCSRVREVSWTFEARVVFSRQCCVPVSPSTMALGSPPEEGTVSVVVRVRPPAPCERERAAHPVLHVVDDNLIVFNPDVPSGPPGSVMTTRVPKHPGKDIKFVFDRVFGEGATQDEVFQHTTRGLLDTVLSGYNCSVFAYGATGAGKTYTMVGSESSPGIMYLTMVGLYEKIEARKEKSCEVLVSYQEVYNEQIYDLLEPKGPLNIREDPDKGVIVQGLSFHQPSSAKHLLEMLAKGNRNRTQHPTDANATSSRSHAVFQICVKQQDRIGGLTRDLQVSKMSLIDLAGSERASVTNAKGERLREGANINRSLLALINVINALADTKSKKTHIPYRDSKLTRLLKDSIGGNCRTVMIAAVSHSALAYEDTYNTLKYASRAKEIKLSLKSNVLSVDCHISKYAVVCEQLQAEVADLRAKLRAYEDAAQEAKNSTLVAPLGVSPVGLHRLEESVPKPHSALGGDSEQQELGAGWPVQLQLEPEEVPEEMLHSRARATHQLEKKEPSCFLQGLSGSRTEKLIAAILSVARKQYSLLRDANLLTPDMVSEFEELERLVRQGTGVTLEQTSSPSRAADVTGASAAPGCDEAPVAVPNAPATSVALQCLQQLSPLASPVPTAPSPIRKRRNTGRNSAAMHSAKRNSAEMHSSVLSSTEMHSAKRNSAEMHSAVTSAEMHDSVLSSAKMHSAGMHSAERSNAEMHSTVSGAGMRSAMRSAEMHGAMHSAEMHSAMNSTEMRGATNDAVMHNAEMHSATLSSAEMSSAEMCSAEMHSPALNSTFQVETPRSLKRRVKRQRSSGSAAETLGVMLSPGSPCLAAAAQVPLVSPLPLYCTPKICPLTVPKSRVPLAVSAAQNCCTAPAAPAHKLNVTFDVGEYSGSPGAADPAAFSGPEISIWENVQSLLNKQDGPFVPRTCIPARSVKASSIPKPSSVPKAPAQKRRRVESTAPPSLGALQSHITNLPSARRRCAQPSRIPAHPLATLPRKGKTRSTKDPVASARVPRTRTPQPRKLLC
- the KIF18B gene encoding kinesin-like protein KIF18B isoform X6, encoding MALGSPPEEGTVSVVVRVRPPAPCERERAAHPVLHVVDDNLIVFNPDVPSGPPGSVMTTRVPKHPGKDIKFVFDRVFGEGATQDEVFQHTTRGLLDTVLSGYNCSVFAYGATGAGKTYTMVGSESSPGIMYLTMVGLYEKIEARKEKSCEVLVSYQEVYNEQIYDLLEPKGPLNIREDPDKGVIVQGLSFHQPSSAKHLLEMLAKGNRNRTQHPTDANATSSRSHAVFQICVKQQDRIGGLTRDLQVSKMSLIDLAGSERASVTNAKGERLREGANINRSLLALINVINALADTKSKKTHIPYRDSKLTRLLKDSIGGNCRTVMIAAVSHSALAYEDTYNTLKYASRAKEIKLSLKSNVLSVDCHISKYAVVCEQLQAEVADLRAKLRAYEDAAQEAKNSTLVAPLGVSPVGLHRLEESVPKPHSALGGDSEQQELGAGWPVQLQLEPEEVPEEMLHSRARATHQLEKKEPSCFLQGLSGSRTEKLIAAILSVARKQYSLLRDANLLTPDMVSEFEELERLVRQGTGVTLEQTSSPSRAADVTGASAAPGCDEAPVAVPNAPATSVALQCLQQLSPLASPVPTAPSPIRKRRNTGRNSAAMHSAKRNSAEMHSSVLSSTEMHSAKRNSAEMHSAVTSAEMHDSVLSSAKMHSAGMHSAERSNAEMHSTVSGAGMRSAMRSAEMHGAMHSAEMHSAMNSTEMRGATNDAVMHNAEMHSATLSSAEMSSAEMCSAEMHSPALNSTFQVETPRSLKRRVKRQRSSGSAAETLGVMLSPGSPCLAAAAQVPLVSPLPLYCTPKICPLTVPKSRVPLAVSAAQNCCTAPAAPAHKLNVTFDVGEYSGSPGAADPAAFSGPEISIWENVQSLLNKQDGPFVPRTCIPARSVKASSIPKPSSVPKAPAQKRRRVESTAPPSLGALQSHITNLPSARRRCAQPSRIPAHPLATLPRKGKTRSTKDPVASARVPRTRTPQPRKLLC
- the KIF18B gene encoding kinesin-like protein KIF18B isoform X7 — its product is MVGSESSPGIMYLTMVGLYEKIEARKEKSCEVLVSYQEVYNEQIYDLLEPKGPLNIREDPDKGVIVQGLSFHQPSSAKHLLEMLAKGNRNRTQHPTDANATSSRSHAVFQICVKQQDRIGGLTRDLQVSKMSLIDLAGSERASVTNAKGERLREGANINRSLLALINVINALADTKSKKTHIPYRDSKLTRLLKDSIGGNCRTVMIAAVSHSALAYEDTYNTLKYASRAKEIKLSLKSNVLSVDCHISKYAVVCEQLQAEVADLRAKLRAYEDAAQEAKNSTLVAPLGVSPVGLHRLEESVPKPHSALGGDSEQQELGAGWPVQLQLEPEEVPEEMLHSRARATHQLEKKEPSCFLQGLSGSRTEKLIAAILSVARKQYSLLRDANLLTPDMVSEFEELERLVRQGTGVTLEQTSSPSRAADVTGASAAPGCDAEAPVAVPNAPATSVALQCLQQLSPLASPVPTAPSPIRKRRNTGRNSAAMHSAKRNSAEMHSSVLSSTEMHSAKRNSAEMHSAVTSAEMHDSVLSSAKMHSAGMHSAERSNAEMHSTVSGAGMRSAMRSAEMHGAMHSAEMHSAMNSTEMRGATNDAVMHNAEMHSATLSSAEMSSAEMCSAEMHSPALNSTFQVETPRSLKRRVKRQRSSGSAAETLGVMLSPGSPCLAAAAQVPLVSPLPLYCTPKICPLTVPKSRVPLAVSAAQNCCTAPAAPAHKLNVTFDVGEYSGSPGAADPAAFSGPEISIWENVQSLLNKQDGPFVPRTCIPARSVKASSIPKPSSVPKAPAQKRRRVESTAPPSLGALQSHITNLPSARRRCAQPSRIPAHPLATLPRKGKTRSTKDPVASARVPRTRTPQPRKLLC
- the KIF18B gene encoding kinesin-like protein KIF18B isoform X1, which produces MLTPPLCSISPSPALPNTSWRCWPGGTRTARSTPRMPMPPPPAPTPCSRVREVSWTFEARVVFSRQCCVPVSPSTMALGSPPEEGTVSVVVRVRPPAPCERERAAHPVLHVVDDNLIVFNPDVPSGPPGSVMTTRVPKHPGKDIKFVFDRVFGEGATQDEVFQHTTRGLLDTVLSGYNCSVFAYGATGAGKTYTMVGSESSPGIMYLTMVGLYEKIEARKEKSCEVLVSYQEVYNEQIYDLLEPKGPLNIREDPDKGVIVQGLSFHQPSSAKHLLEMLAKGNRNRTQHPTDANATSSRSHAVFQICVKQQDRIGGLTRDLQVSKMSLIDLAGSERASVTNAKGERLREGANINRSLLALINVINALADTKSKKTHIPYRDSKLTRLLKDSIGGNCRTVMIAAVSHSALAYEDTYNTLKYASRAKEIKLSLKSNVLSVDCHISKYAVVCEQLQAEVADLRAKLRAYEDAAQEAKNSTLVAPLGVSPVGLHRLEESVPKPHSALGGDSEQQELGAGWPVQLQLEPEEVPEEMLHSRARATHQLEKKEPSCFLQGLSGSRTEKLIAAILSVARKQYSLLRDANLLTPDMVSEFEELERLVRQGTGVTLEQTSSPSRAADVTGASAAPGCDAEAPVAVPNAPATSVALQCLQQLSPLASPVPTAPSPIRKRRNTGRNSAAMHSAKRNSAEMHSSVLSSTEMHSAKRNSAEMHSAVTSAEMHDSVLSSAKMHSAGMHSAERSNAEMHSTVSGAGMRSAMRSAEMHGAMHSAEMHSAMNSTEMRGATNDAVMHNAEMHSATLSSAEMSSAEMCSAEMHSPALNSTFQVETPRSLKRRVKRQRSSGSAAETLGVMLSPGSPCLAAAAQVPLVSPLPLYCTPKICPLTVPKSRVPLAVSAAQNCCTAPAAPAHKLNVTFDVGEYSGSPGAADPAAFSGPEISIWENVQSLLNKQDGPFVPRTCIPARSVKASSIPKPSSVPKAPAQKRRRVESTAPPSLGALQSHITNLPSARRRCAQPSRIPAHPLATLPRKGKTRSTKDPVASARVPRTRTPQPRKLLC